A region of the Thermogladius calderae 1633 genome:
CACCCTGGCCCTTGAGCCGAGCACGCTGTCCACGAGCCTCGCCCTGCCCAGGTCTAGCTCCGAGTACTCCATTACCAGGCTCCTCGCCACCCTGCCCGAGTAGACCCTGGCCCCCTCCTCTATGGAGGTGTAGGGCTCCACCACCGAGCCCCGGGAGACCAGTGCGCCCCTGCCTATGTACGCCGGGCCGTAGACCCTCCCCTCCACCACCGCACCCTCCTCGACTACCACCCTCCCCCTCACCTCCCCGTTCACGGAGCCCCTAACGCCGCTTTCCACCCTGTCCAGGAGCATGTAGACGGCGTCCAGCAACCCCTCGTAGGTGCCCACGTCCTTCCACCACCCCTTTATCTTTGAGTACGTCACCCTGTACCCCCTGTCCACGAACCACTGGACCAGCTCCGTCACCTCGTACTCGCCCCTCCAAGAGGGCTTCAGGTCCTTGAAGGCCCTCTCGACGAGCTCCGGGTCCCTGAAGAAGTATACGCCCACCACCGCGAGGTTGGATACCGGCTCCTTCGGCTTCTCAACGAGCCTCACCACCCTCCCCGAGTCGAGCACGGCCACCCCGAACCTCCCCGGGTCCTCGACCTCGGACAGCAAGATGTGTACGTCCGACCCGTTCTCCGCGAACTCCCTCGCGAAGCCTGCGACACCCTCCTCGACGATGTTGTCCCCCAAGTAGACGACGAAGGGCCCGTCTAGGAAGCCCTCTTCGACAGCCCTGTAGACAGCGTGGGCTATCCCAAGCCTCCTCTCCTGTGCTATGTAGGTGAGCCTCGCCCCGAGGCGGGAGCCGTCCCCCAGGGCCTCCCTCAAGAGGTCGCCGTAGTAGCCCACCACCACCCCTATGTCCACGACGCCAGCCGAGACCAGGTCTTCGATAGGGTACTGCACCATCGGCTTCCCGAGGAGCGGGATCAAGTGCTTCGGCCTAGAGTAGGTGAAAGGCCTAAGCCTAGACCCCTCCCCAGCGGCCAGGACAAGGCCCTTCAAGACCAGAC
Encoded here:
- a CDS encoding glucose-1-phosphate thymidylyltransferase — its product is MKGLVLAAGEGSRLRPFTYSRPKHLIPLLGKPMVQYPIEDLVSAGVVDIGVVVGYYGDLLREALGDGSRLGARLTYIAQERRLGIAHAVYRAVEEGFLDGPFVVYLGDNIVEEGVAGFAREFAENGSDVHILLSEVEDPGRFGVAVLDSGRVVRLVEKPKEPVSNLAVVGVYFFRDPELVERAFKDLKPSWRGEYEVTELVQWFVDRGYRVTYSKIKGWWKDVGTYEGLLDAVYMLLDRVESGVRGSVNGEVRGRVVVEEGAVVEGRVYGPAYIGRGALVSRGSVVEPYTSIEEGARVYSGRVARSLVMEYSELDLGRARLVDSVLGSRARVRNTRELHGDIRLVVSDNSLVEI